A genomic segment from Vanacampus margaritifer isolate UIUO_Vmar chromosome 3, RoL_Vmar_1.0, whole genome shotgun sequence encodes:
- the LOC144048417 gene encoding uncharacterized protein LOC144048417, with product MSVMRPQRAKVKPKEEVAYFSSLGKDKDGFTIKYINSFKGRGVFSSCSFQKGVFPTEYRGEVISKQERENRLRVYHDAQKVFMFEFHYNGKTLWFPLKHNLMKTPLSQTAPKLTRFQLTHNLKTYSSCHRPS from the exons atgtcagtcatgaggccacagagggcaaaagttaaacccaaagaagaggtagcatatttttcatccttaggtaaagacaaggatggcttcaccataaaatatattaattcattcaaag gtcgaggagtgttcagttcctgctcctttcagaagggagtctttcctactgaatatcgaggagaagttataagcaaacaggaacgtgaaaacaggctgagagtgtatcatgatgcccagaaggttttcatgtttgaatttcactacaatggaaaaacactatg gtttccactgaagcacaacctgatgaagacaccgctatcacagactgcgccaaagttgaccag gtttcaactgacgcacaacctgaagacatacagtagctgtcacagaccaagttga